From a region of the Rhinopithecus roxellana isolate Shanxi Qingling chromosome 8, ASM756505v1, whole genome shotgun sequence genome:
- the TNFSF9 gene encoding tumor necrosis factor ligand superfamily member 9 has translation MEFASDAALDPEAPWPPAPRAHACRLLPWALVAVLLLLVAACAVFLARPWAVSGAHASPGSAASPRLREGPELSPVNPAGLLDLRQGMFAQLVAQNVLLTDGPLSWYSDPGLAGVSLAEGLSYKEDTKELVVAKAGVYYVFLQLELQRVVAGEGSGSVSLALHLQPLRSAAGAAALALTVDLPSASSEARNSAFGFQGRLLHLGAGQRLGVHLHTEARACHAWQLTQGATVLGLFRVTPEVPAGLPSPRSE, from the exons ATGGAATTCGCCTCTGACGCTGCCCTGGACCCCGAGGCCCCGTGGCCTCCCGCGCCCCGCGCCCACGCCTGCCGCCTGCTGCCTTGGGCTCTGGTGGCCGTGCTGCTGCTGCTCGTTGCCGCCTGCGCCGTCTTCCTCGCCCGCCCCTGGGCCGTGTCCGGGGCTCACGCCTCGCCTGGCTCCGCGGCTAGCCCGAGACTCCGCGAGGGTCCCGAGCTTTCGCCCGTCAATCCCGCCGGCCTCTTGGACCTGCGGCAG GGCATGTTTGCGCAGCTGGTGGCCCAAAATG TTCTGCTGACCGATGGGCCCCTGAGCTGGTACAGCGACCCAGGCCTGGCAGGCGTGTCTCTGGCGGAGGGCCTGAGCTACAAGGAGGACACGAAGGAGCTGGTGGTGGCCAAGGCTGGCGTCTACTACGTCTTCCTGCAACTAGAGCTGCAGCGCGTGGTGGCCGGCGAGGGCTCAGGCTCCGTTTCGCTTGCGCTGCACCTGCAGCCACTGCGCTCTGCTGCTGGGGCCGCCGCCCTGGCTTTGACCGTGGACCTGCCATCCGCCTCCTCCGAGGCTCGGAACTCGGCCTTCGGTTTCCAGGGCCGCCTGCTGCACCTGGGTGCCGGCCAGCGCCTGGGTGTCCATCTGCACACTGAGGCCAGGGCATGCCATGCCTGGCAGCTTACCCAGGGCGCCACAGTCTTGGGGCTCTTCCGGGTGACCCCGGAAGTCCCAGCCGGACTCCCCTCACCGAGGTCTGAATaa